Genomic DNA from Triticum dicoccoides isolate Atlit2015 ecotype Zavitan chromosome 4B, WEW_v2.0, whole genome shotgun sequence:
AAGCAATGCTGTGCACTGGACGTGAGGACGTGAAGCTTCTTCTATCTATAAAAGATTCTCTACCTTAACCCTGAAATATAACAGGCTGACACCTTCTCAAACAACAGAGCGAAATATTTCCATGATATCCAACCAATTGCTTCCCAGCAGATGCACTACAGCCAAAAAAAGAGCCAAAGCAGTTGAACTGCAACATAGCTTGCGAGTAAGCCACGAAGTTGTAATCATAATAATTACTCCCGCTGTAAACTAAGATAGGATGTTTTAGACACTTGACATCTAGAACGTCCTATATTAGAGATTAATCTTAAATTTTATGTCTGGATAAGCTGCCAGCACAAAAAAATGGAAAGCACAAGGCAGTACAGTGCTATCGACAGCTCAAACCAGAACATCATCTAAGCTGCGAAACTAGAGGCATCGCACTTGCAATTACCAGATGGAAAGGATTGTTACTATCTATCAACAATCAACAATATGCAGAGAACGATGCCATTCAAGTAGCTAACTGCAACTGCCAGACAGGGAAAAAATGTTACAGGAGAGCTGCCAACAATCAATGTTTGATCTGCAATTAGTACAAACTAGTTGATTAGTGGTACTGCCTGAACTAAGAACATACATATCAACATACAAGAAGGTCGTCTCCCTTTCTAAACAAATGTTACAGCAGTAGACAGTTAAACTACCCCACATGCATTCCACCTCCGATGAAATAAGTATTGGTTTCCACATTGGATCTCTTGTTTGAGTCCATCACCTGATCTCTCATATTGAGGAGTTGTTTGGGATGGTAAACTGGTGGGTGTGGATGCATTTGCATGAAATCTGTTGCAGCCATTGGCAAAGAACTCTCCAGGTTGACGTTCGCCAAATCAAAAGTGTGCATCGCATCATCCTGAGAAGTGGATACCATGTTCATATCCACTCTCGTGTCACCGTGTATCATGTGAGGGGACGTCATGTTCATATCAACTCTTCTGTCTCCATGTATCAGGTGTGGTGACGCCATGTTCATATCAACTCTCCTGTCCCCATGTATCAGATGAGGGGATGTCAGGTTCATATCAACTCTTCTGTCGCTGTGTATGAAGTGTGGCGACCCCAGGTTCATATCGACTCTTCTGTCCCCATGGATCAGGTGAGGGGACGTCATATTCACGTCTACTCTTCTCTCCCTCTGCATCAAGTGAGGGGCTGTCATGTTCATGTCAACTCTTCCCTCTCTGTGGATAAGGTGGGGTGTTTGCATTTCCATATCGGCTCTTCTGTCTCCATGGATCAGGGATGGCATGTTGGATGCCATGTTATCCTCATGAACCAGGGCTCTTGTATTTAATGGCATGTTTGCCTCAACCCTTCTGTCCCTGTGAATGATGGATGTGGTGTTTGATGCCATGTTCACATCAACTCTTCTATCAGCGGATACCTGACCAGTTACTGCCATATTTACATCAACCCGCTGATCACCTTGCTGGGTCTGGCCAGGCCTTACTAGTTTGCCCTTCGCTTCTTTCATGGCAGACAGCACAAACTCCTTCAACTCAGGTTCTCTAGCCCCAATATCGATAACATCTTCTAAATATTCATGGCCACGCACGTACAGATCATCAAAAATGCTCGAATCTCTCTGCAATGCCACAGAGTTCGAGCTTGCAGACGCGTGAATAATTCTGAAGTCCTTCCTCCAGCGGCTGAGGATGTACTTTGATGGCAGCATCAACACATTCTCTTGCTTCAGAACAGACAGAGCATGGCTGCAAAGAATGCCCCGTGATGGAAAAGAGCGACAAATGCACCAAACATCCTTGTCAGAATTGTTGTAGACAACCGTATAGTCAACCTTCTTGCCCTGTATTAACTCGCTGACCATGTAGGTAATTGAATTCCCGCTCCTGTCTACCTCTTTACAAATAACATGCATTAATTGCTTGATCTCATCTTGGAATGCCTGAAACATGGGTACTGTATACAGCTCCAGAAGTTGCTCCTCAAATGGTAATCCTGACAGCAAAGTGAGCCTAGAATAATAGGAGCGCAAATCATCGTATGCTTCCCTTtccagcttccctctgagggtagTCTCATATTGCTCAAGGAAAACTGGTAATGTGGTTTTACTTGTCACAACACCATCAAAGTATGGATCTGGTTTTTCAACCTTCCTGATAGCAGATGTGCCAGCCCAAAACGAATGATTGACATAACCAGGAGCCCACTGCTTCCGGCAGCTGTATAGTGCAGAGAACCATTCATTATCTTTCAGCTTGTAGTGCTCAACCATGGCCTCCCACTCCTTTTCAAAGTCAGTAAGAGTGACTGTGTCATAAACAACCTCCTTGAATCTCAAAGAAATTGCCTCTTTCTCATGTGTACGTCCCACGTTTTCTTGGAGCTTCTTCAAGATATGCCAAAAGCAGAAGCGGTGCCTTGCATCTGGCAAGACCTCAGACACAGCCTCTGCCACGACATCTGAATAACTAGTTGTAATCGCCTCTGGTGGCTTGCCATTCATACAGCTCAGCCACCTCTTCAACAACCAGACATAGTTCTCTTTACTGTCTTTGGAGAGCAGACCACAACCAAGTAGCACAAGGTGGCCATGGTTATTCACCCCAAGGAGTGTGGCCAAAGGGAGGCTAGCACGAGAGTGCTGCAAGTACATTACATCAAGTGAAATGACAT
This window encodes:
- the LOC119290954 gene encoding protein FAR1-RELATED SEQUENCE 6-like, producing MEEGSERPPHSRATQAQNPSCEEEEAAAAAGRVKDEIADDLNADPAEDEDEEEVVVEEGEDEVLVASDDDDGAADGAGGGENFVPRTLEEALVPRVGTVFDSVDEAFSLYKAYAFRMGFHAVRRTCHNYEGIRYRSTFSCTQAGKSREGAATPSEDSGARYPLRNKRGAATPEKRARRTTAEKTGCKAMLIIRDKRVNDRWKVEFVDLEHNHPCTPDMVRFLKAYREMPESAKKKAKITVEMDEMVEKSLSEIAETRKFPTRPKRSLSGGAAAGGLRFNRTDSFVQRFGDEDLIAVKKFIEMMQEKKPNFIHSWDLDQESRMKNFFWTDLRSQAQYRYFGDVISLDVMYLQHSRASLPLATLLGVNNHGHLVLLGCGLLSKDSKENYVWLLKRWLSCMNGKPPEAITTSYSDVVAEAVSEVLPDARHRFCFWHILKKLQENVGRTHEKEAISLRFKEVVYDTVTLTDFEKEWEAMVEHYKLKDNEWFSALYSCRKQWAPGYVNHSFWAGTSAIRKVEKPDPYFDGVVTSKTTLPVFLEQYETTLRGKLEREAYDDLRSYYSRLTLLSGLPFEEQLLELYTVPMFQAFQDEIKQLMHVICKEVDRSGNSITYMVSELIQGKKVDYTVVYNNSDKDVWCICRSFPSRGILCSHALSVLKQENVLMLPSKYILSRWRKDFRIIHASASSNSVALQRDSSIFDDLYVRGHEYLEDVIDIGAREPELKEFVLSAMKEAKGKLVRPGQTQQGDQRVDVNMAVTGQVSADRRVDVNMASNTTSIIHRDRRVEANMPLNTRALVHEDNMASNMPSLIHGDRRADMEMQTPHLIHREGRVDMNMTAPHLMQRERRVDVNMTSPHLIHGDRRVDMNLGSPHFIHSDRRVDMNLTSPHLIHGDRRVDMNMASPHLIHGDRRVDMNMTSPHMIHGDTRVDMNMVSTSQDDAMHTFDLANVNLESSLPMAATDFMQMHPHPPVYHPKQLLNMRDQVMDSNKRSNVETNTYFIGGGMHVG